From the genome of Mixophyes fleayi isolate aMixFle1 chromosome 2, aMixFle1.hap1, whole genome shotgun sequence, one region includes:
- the LOC142139930 gene encoding complement decay-accelerating factor-like, which translates to MWDPTLPTCNRSCTAPPRLTFGQLTNEFIDKKYLFVNSTVTYTCQPGYVRDSAINNTITCLRDSTWSIPGEFCKLQECPSPIAITDGSFNPDKTDYVYQDAVTYTCKSGLSLIGEASIFCTSHGNWSSHAPQCKGEVC; encoded by the exons ATGTGGGACCCTACTCTACCGACTTGTAATC GTAGCTGCACAGCTCCTCCCAGGCTGACATTTGGCCAGCTGACAAATGAATTTATTGATAAGAAATACCTTTTTGTTAATTCAACTGTAACCTACACTTGTCAGCCTGGATATGTCCGTGATTCTGCTATAAATAACACTATAACTTGCCTAAGGGACTCCACATGGTCTATTCCTGGCGAATTCTGCAAAC TTCAGGAGTGTCCTTCCCCAATTGCAATTACTGATGGATCGTTTAACCCTGATAAAACGGATTATGTGTACCAGGATGCTGTGACCTACACCTGCAAAAGTGGCTTGTCACTTATCGGAGAAGCTTCTATATTCTGCACGTCCCATGGAAATTGGAGCTCTCATGCCCCTCAATGCAAAG